The stretch of DNA GGGGTCTATGGCCCAGTTTGCATTGGTTGGCTTAACCAAGGTTCATCGGATGGAATCCTTAGCGCAGAGGGCATGTCACCGACCCGGTGGTTCCCGATGGTCACCCTCGGGGTTTTCTTTTCCCAGTCAAACTCTACCGCCATCCCTTTTCGTTGAGCGGAGCGGCAAAATGCGGGGCAACATGAACTAACAAGAGCTGTTGTCGTCTATAGAAAGGGTGCGTTTTGTACATTGCACGAAAAAAGTTATTCACAAGATGTCACTCTTTTTTTCAGTTTGGTTTTTTAGATCGGCAGATGTGGTCAGAATCACCGATTTTTACGAAACAGGGGCTACGTAATCCGGTTTCGGGGAAGCTCGTGGAAAACTTTTGGTCCCAATGGCCTGGGCGAACTTTTGGACTTGAGGAACATGCCAGGCGCTAAGGTTGCGGGGAGAAACGATGGATCAAAAGGCTTTTAACGTCCCGTTTTTGACCCTAATGTGACGCTGTGGCCTGAAGAAGGATTTTGGGTGCGTGAAAGGAGAAAAAAATGGTCCGGAACTTTGATCATGTGACACTCGTAGTTCAAGACGTTACTCGAGCTAAGGCATTTTTTGAGGCCCTTGGCTTTCAAGAAGTTGGCCGAATGGCGATTTCTGGGGAACCCTATGCCTCGTACATGGGTTTACCTGCTTTCGAAGCCGACCATATTTCCCTGGCGCTTTCCGGGAGAGATCCCAACATCGAGGTCCAGCTTTTGCATTTTCGCGTTCCGGAGGCGTTACCCGACCCGTGGGTTCGCACCCTCGTTCGGCTGGGCTTTAACCATGTCTGCTTCGAGGTTGATGACATTGAAAAGGAAGTAGCGCGACTCAAGGAGGCCGGTTTTTTCCCGAAGAATGCTCTGCTGCGCTATCAGGAGAGGAAGCTTATCTTCATTGAGGGACCGGAAGGCGTGACAATAGAACTCTCCGAAAGGTTGAACAAAAGGTGTTAGTCGGTGTCTTGTAAAGGGTCAATTGGGCGACTACTTCAGAGTTAAAGAATGACACTGCAAAAAGTCACTACGCCTTGTGAAGGCACTTTTTTGTGCGCTTTAGAAAATGGGTTCCATTCTGTACAAGAAAAAAGGTCATGTTCGTTTCTGTTTCTGCGCACTTTCCGCCTTCGCTCGAAGGAGAACGGGATGGCGTAGTTCGCCTCCGGGCAAGAACAACGCAGGGGTGTGACCGCTGGGAACCATTGATCCCAGCACGCCCCTCCGGTTTATCCTTTCTGCGGACGCGTGTCAACCTAGGTAGCCTCAGCCGGGCCGAATACAGTGGAAAGGAGAAATGTTGCCTCTTTTGTACTCATGACTGGCGGCCTCGGCGCGAGACGTGCGCGAGGCGGCCTCCGCGATGGGACCTAGAAGATCTAGTGGAGCTCCAGCGCAGTACTGGGCTTCTGCAAGTCTCGGTCGAGGGCCGAAAAGCTTCTGGTACCTCTGGACTGCTTGCGTTCGGGAAAGCTTGTCTTGCTTGAATGGGGATCACGCACCTCCGCTTTGGAAGGTTTGCGATTTCTAACGGCTAGCTGTCTGAGAGACTTGGGGCTTTCGCTGGGGAAAGACCGGAGCGGAACTTGCGATGCGCACGATCAAGCAAGGAATAAGACTCGGGTTTGGTGTATGAGCACTCGTTCACGGTGGTTAGGTGGCGCCTCTTCTTTGATCGGCTTTGTGTAGTGACGTATTGTGAAGATGCCGTCCTAGTCCTTATGCCGGGCCGGAGTATGGAAAGAATAGCACCTACGGCATCTAAAAGATACCGGTCGTCCGCTACAGGCGGGTACATAACCCCGGGCTACTGGCCAATAGCCACGTGCAAGCTTTGAGGACGCAAGCAACAGGCGTGGCTTGTTAGGGAAGCCCGAGAGGCTTTGGAAAACGAAAGCCAGTTCATCTGGAATGGAGGCCGACAGGAACGCTTGCTTTTGGTCGTCCCCCTTTAGACCTGTGAGGTTCTTCCCGAGGAGGCATTGCCGGAAAGGCAGCTGCCGAGCACTCTAGCACTGACCGCCTGACCTACGGGGTTTTCCCGTCTTTCACTTCATGAGCTTAAAGTGGCAACAGCACTTTTCTTTGCGTGAATCACCACCCTTTGCCCTGGTTTAAGATCCTTCCACGAAATGGAATGACCGTCTTGAAGGATAGGGACCTTGTCAGGAAGGCTTACCGTGGGAATTGGTGCTGTCGTGCAGAAGGATTGTTCCAGGATGAACCTCTTTGACCAGTCCCAGGATATGCTCCAAATCGCCACGAGTATAGGCGGTCCCTACGCTACTGGCTAACCACAGAAAAAGAAGGAGCTTTTGCAACAGGGAACTTTTGGTTGTATTGCCCTCTTTTCTCTAGTTTTTGTTAGTCGGCTATTGGGCTTGCAGGAATCCTTCTTCCTCCTCTTTCCTCCGCACGTTCTTGAGGATTTTTTGGGATTGCATTTTTCCATCTCCTTTTTCTTTTGTTCCGTTAGGTGTGGCAGGTGACGGATAAAGAGGACTCATTTCCAGCTCTCAGGATCTTCATTGGGTTCACTCCAGGGCGGCATCCTGGTCAAGCGAAGCCCATTATGGATGATGTAATAAGCGCTTTCCATCGGGCTCCCTCTGGACTTCTGGG from Candidatus Methylacidithermus pantelleriae encodes:
- a CDS encoding VOC family protein; its protein translation is MVRNFDHVTLVVQDVTRAKAFFEALGFQEVGRMAISGEPYASYMGLPAFEADHISLALSGRDPNIEVQLLHFRVPEALPDPWVRTLVRLGFNHVCFEVDDIEKEVARLKEAGFFPKNALLRYQERKLIFIEGPEGVTIELSERLNKRC